Proteins encoded within one genomic window of Enterococcus haemoperoxidus ATCC BAA-382:
- a CDS encoding sensor histidine kinase — translation MDISLLALLFTLNYLEVCWFVGYKKYFSFNQTIFLTSFIIFQVLMNYLIGGKISIYLFAPFMIIQFFFIIYSLKSWTLAALYTLLQNTIVIGSWAIPWDPAYILSTTDVISYQQLDFYRPIAIILQQILLFTFIVIAKKISIRYNIFTSISHLQKRYVLQSILCFILLVSLTAIRQIILQADFLKFRIEQYFFLTIILLSLSSIFCYIVYMISHSYQQQQQVSFLAKKLTQETEKISLANEFKHDYRNILLSLNTYLNENQIDEAKKYLSSITEYSNTFIEADYFSQISTINIPPVQGILITFSENCLKNNVPIQFLISQNISYLDITINLLDFIRCLSILLDNALEASLEVTNPLIKVTIEQRDHSIFVEVKNRTDHSISIEKILKNNFTTKKDHQGKGLHIFIKLLKQYRKTSYSFTQENNFFAAKFALPQKEE, via the coding sequence ATGGACATATCTTTATTAGCACTTTTATTTACACTAAACTATTTAGAGGTTTGTTGGTTCGTAGGATATAAAAAATATTTCAGCTTCAACCAAACAATTTTCTTGACTAGCTTTATTATCTTCCAAGTCCTAATGAACTATTTAATCGGAGGGAAGATTTCGATATATTTATTTGCTCCATTTATGATTATTCAATTTTTTTTCATTATCTACTCCTTAAAAAGTTGGACATTAGCTGCACTTTATACTCTCTTACAAAATACTATTGTGATAGGTTCTTGGGCTATCCCTTGGGATCCAGCTTATATTTTGTCGACAACTGACGTTATTTCTTACCAGCAACTTGATTTTTATAGGCCTATAGCGATAATTTTACAGCAAATATTACTTTTTACTTTTATTGTAATCGCCAAAAAAATATCGATTAGATATAATATTTTCACTTCTATTTCTCACCTACAAAAAAGGTATGTTCTACAGTCTATTCTTTGTTTTATTTTGTTGGTGTCTTTGACCGCTATCAGACAAATTATTCTGCAAGCTGATTTTCTTAAATTTAGAATTGAACAATATTTTTTTCTTACGATTATTTTACTATCGTTAAGCAGTATCTTTTGCTACATCGTATATATGATCAGTCATTCCTACCAACAACAACAACAAGTTTCTTTTTTGGCAAAAAAATTAACACAAGAAACAGAAAAAATTTCCTTAGCAAATGAATTTAAACATGATTATCGTAATATCCTTTTGAGTTTAAATACTTACCTCAATGAGAATCAGATTGATGAAGCAAAAAAATACCTATCTTCTATTACGGAATACTCTAATACTTTTATTGAAGCGGATTATTTTTCTCAAATTTCTACTATAAATATCCCTCCTGTTCAAGGTATCTTAATTACTTTTTCTGAAAATTGTTTAAAAAACAATGTCCCCATTCAATTTTTGATCAGCCAAAATATTTCTTATTTAGATATAACCATTAATTTACTTGACTTTATTCGCTGCCTCTCAATTCTTTTAGATAATGCATTAGAAGCTTCTTTAGAAGTGACCAATCCTTTGATTAAGGTAACCATTGAACAAAGAGATCATTCTATTTTTGTAGAAGTTAAAAATAGAACTGATCATTCTATTTCAATTGAAAAAATTCTCAAAAATAATTTCACAACTAAAAAAGACCATCAAGGAAAAGGTCTGCATATTTTTATTAAGTTGTTAAAACAATATCGCAAAACATCTTATTCATTTACTCAGGAAAATAATTTTTTCGCTGCTAAGTTTGCATTACCTCAAAAAGAGGAGTAA
- a CDS encoding YfhO family protein, giving the protein MKKKIQAFTKENWPYMTASFFIPFFIMVIIYLSIGIYPGSSRSVMASDSFSQFSNFHASFNNVLHGKQSIFYTWNASLGLNYLSLISYYLGGLFTPLVIFFKNQNIPDALYLITLLKIGSAGLAFWVFARNTYKIPKWGHVMLSVPYALMSFATAHSEIIMWLDAFTYLPLVILGIHRLMDKRKPTLLFVSYLLLFISNFYMGFMIGVFSFLYFVARMLTNWKSYKKRILPYGITSLLAGGASMILVLPAVLDLRANGETLSQVTQFKTEATAFWDIVMKNMIGVYDTTKYGSIPFIYVGLLPLIFCVFYFITKEIPKKNKLLFGSLFIILIASFYITPLNLFWHGMHAPNMFLFRYSFLFSFLVVLLAGYGFEKFKTDDLGLLAGSTIMLIAIFALAEGTKSTTSYDYIPISAFVITALFLLLYLAGIIFYQLKKIPMHYLIILLLLLVSTEAFINTNSMLKGILKDWNYASRSLYSEPYPSIKKLVDKTKKENDEFYRLENLNPVSSNDSINYGYSGVSLFSSIRNRHSSSYLNDLGFRSRGTGLNIRYPNNTLLMDSLVGIKYNISESDPLKFGFFPTDKAGKFSLYENSNALPLGFLADEDIYKVKQPANDNLSSQTELFNALAGQKENYFKFYQPTLIDKKNVKIEQNAGSVTYKELQNNVAKDLTWTVDVPANTQAYLSLFPTDFGQLESSTATMSVNGTSQKSQINITGQYYNIGYYDKPTSVTFTVSFYGTTAVSFMEPKVVGLDTKAFESSVQAIQDKGADLTAKGRKAVGTVKAEKDQVLLTTIPYDKGWKAYVDGKKVPVKSFKKAFVSIPVTQGEHTIEFVYLPEGFVPGVILFIVCIGGFVVYVRFTNKPKLALVKPNKRKRRKR; this is encoded by the coding sequence ATGAAGAAAAAAATACAAGCATTTACTAAAGAAAACTGGCCTTATATGACCGCCAGCTTTTTCATTCCTTTTTTTATAATGGTCATTATTTATTTAAGTATTGGCATTTATCCTGGCAGTAGCCGAAGTGTGATGGCAAGTGACTCCTTTTCACAATTTTCCAATTTCCATGCTAGTTTCAACAATGTGCTGCATGGTAAACAAAGTATTTTTTATACTTGGAATGCATCACTTGGATTAAATTATCTCTCGCTGATTTCCTATTATCTTGGGGGACTATTTACACCACTGGTGATCTTCTTTAAAAACCAAAATATTCCGGATGCACTGTATTTGATTACACTGCTGAAAATTGGTTCTGCTGGCTTGGCTTTTTGGGTGTTTGCTAGAAATACCTACAAGATACCAAAATGGGGCCATGTCATGCTTAGTGTTCCGTATGCCTTGATGTCATTTGCTACAGCTCATTCAGAAATTATTATGTGGTTAGACGCGTTTACTTACTTGCCACTAGTTATTTTAGGGATTCATCGACTGATGGATAAACGAAAACCAACTCTTTTATTTGTAAGTTACTTGCTATTATTTATTTCCAATTTCTATATGGGCTTTATGATCGGTGTTTTCTCTTTCCTATATTTTGTGGCTCGAATGTTGACGAACTGGAAAAGTTACAAAAAGCGTATCCTACCTTATGGAATCACCTCTCTGTTAGCAGGCGGCGCTTCGATGATTTTAGTATTACCAGCGGTCCTTGATTTACGAGCAAACGGTGAAACTTTGTCTCAAGTAACCCAATTCAAAACCGAAGCAACTGCTTTTTGGGATATTGTCATGAAAAATATGATCGGTGTCTATGACACGACCAAGTACGGCTCGATTCCCTTTATCTATGTGGGGCTGCTTCCTTTGATATTCTGTGTTTTTTACTTTATCACAAAAGAAATTCCTAAGAAAAACAAGCTTCTATTTGGTAGCCTGTTTATCATTTTAATTGCTAGCTTTTATATCACGCCACTAAATTTATTCTGGCACGGAATGCATGCACCGAATATGTTCTTGTTCCGTTATAGTTTCCTCTTTTCTTTCTTAGTGGTGCTACTAGCGGGGTATGGCTTTGAGAAATTCAAAACCGATGATTTAGGGTTGCTAGCTGGTTCTACGATCATGCTGATTGCGATTTTTGCATTGGCTGAAGGGACAAAAAGTACGACAAGTTATGACTATATTCCGATTTCAGCATTTGTTATCACAGCTTTGTTTTTACTCCTGTATCTTGCCGGAATCATTTTTTATCAATTGAAGAAAATACCCATGCATTATCTGATCATCTTACTGTTATTGCTTGTTTCAACTGAAGCGTTTATTAATACCAACTCGATGCTAAAAGGAATTTTAAAGGATTGGAACTATGCTTCACGCAGTCTTTACTCAGAACCATATCCATCGATCAAAAAACTAGTGGATAAGACGAAAAAAGAAAATGACGAATTTTATCGTTTGGAGAACTTAAATCCAGTTTCCTCTAATGATAGTATCAATTACGGTTACAGCGGTGTTAGCTTATTTTCTTCCATTAGAAATCGTCATTCCTCTTCTTATCTGAATGACTTAGGTTTCCGTTCTAGAGGAACTGGTTTGAATATTCGCTATCCAAATAATACCCTATTGATGGATTCGCTCGTTGGCATCAAATACAATATTTCTGAAAGTGATCCATTGAAATTCGGCTTTTTCCCAACAGATAAAGCGGGAAAATTTTCACTTTACGAAAACAGCAATGCGCTACCTCTAGGCTTTTTAGCAGATGAAGATATCTATAAAGTCAAACAGCCAGCCAATGATAATTTAAGTAGCCAAACTGAATTATTCAATGCATTAGCTGGACAAAAAGAAAATTACTTCAAGTTTTATCAACCAACACTGATTGATAAAAAGAATGTCAAAATCGAACAAAATGCCGGTTCTGTGACATATAAGGAACTACAAAATAACGTTGCAAAAGATCTGACTTGGACAGTTGATGTACCTGCAAATACGCAAGCCTATCTGAGCCTGTTCCCAACAGATTTTGGGCAATTAGAAAGTTCAACTGCCACAATGTCTGTAAATGGGACAAGTCAAAAATCACAAATCAATATTACTGGTCAATACTACAATATTGGTTACTACGATAAGCCAACTAGCGTTACGTTTACGGTCAGCTTCTATGGCACAACAGCAGTCAGCTTTATGGAGCCAAAAGTTGTTGGATTAGATACAAAAGCCTTTGAAAGTTCCGTTCAAGCAATCCAAGATAAAGGAGCTGATTTAACAGCTAAAGGACGTAAAGCGGTTGGAACTGTGAAAGCAGAAAAAGATCAAGTCCTTTTAACAACGATTCCTTATGACAAGGGATGGAAAGCTTATGTTGACGGTAAGAAAGTACCCGTTAAGTCGTTTAAAAAAGCCTTCGTTAGTATTCCTGTAACGCAAGGTGAACATACAATTGAATTTGTTTATCTGCCAGAAGGATTTGTGCCTGGTGTGATTTTGTTTATCGTTTGTATTGGTGGTTTTGTGGTCTATGTACGATTTACGAACAAGCCAAAATTGGCGTTAGTAAAACCGAATAAGCGTAAGCGTCGAAAACGTTAA
- a CDS encoding LytR/AlgR family response regulator transcription factor → MSKTMTIYIIDDDFMYRKKLQEILASLHFFTDSFSVEIIPVEEQEVFFSSLNVLTINDNDIFLLDIDLQTYYSGIDIAKKIREHNQKAFILFLTNSDDKGIDIINHQIHAMSYLVKGPSLDSHILEEAFYSIKQEILQRVQDKDSYLSFKNFGQIIFVKYNEILYIKSMPGVRNMVVIHTENSEQVVEGTINKLRETADSTYLYTELKSYIINLNHIFSLERATGIIMFDDGSELEVGKRIIDKLRKAL, encoded by the coding sequence ATGTCGAAAACAATGACTATTTATATAATTGATGATGATTTCATGTATAGAAAAAAACTTCAAGAAATTTTGGCTTCCTTACATTTTTTCACCGATTCCTTCTCTGTAGAAATCATTCCTGTTGAAGAACAAGAAGTTTTTTTTAGTTCGTTAAACGTGCTTACTATCAATGATAATGATATCTTTCTTCTAGATATTGATTTACAAACATATTATTCTGGAATTGACATCGCAAAAAAAATCAGAGAACACAACCAAAAAGCCTTTATTCTTTTTCTGACTAATTCAGATGACAAAGGGATTGACATCATCAATCATCAAATCCATGCCATGTCTTATCTTGTAAAAGGTCCTAGCTTAGATTCACATATTTTAGAAGAAGCTTTTTATTCCATCAAGCAGGAAATTCTCCAGCGAGTGCAAGATAAGGATAGTTATCTTTCTTTTAAAAATTTTGGACAGATTATTTTCGTGAAATACAATGAAATATTATATATTAAATCTATGCCTGGAGTAAGAAATATGGTCGTGATTCATACGGAAAATTCTGAACAGGTTGTTGAAGGAACCATTAACAAGTTGAGAGAGACTGCAGATTCTACTTACTTATACACTGAATTGAAATCTTATATCATTAATCTTAATCATATTTTTTCATTGGAACGTGCAACTGGCATCATTATGTTTGATGATGGAAGTGAATTAGAAGTAGGAAAAAGAATAATAGATAAATTAAGAAAAGCTCTGTAG
- a CDS encoding MucBP domain-containing protein codes for MKNKKLVLLSMLLLIASAYIFVMNGNTKKLSAQETIKVEEEKVISSPIATRTAQSDLLTKLKDGWVELPVGSTEGVIENPVNHSKIGFGGRGLDTGTIQNEGYGVVDATGKTPLSEAPVYVPYENSNKLYKRSKPLAPFATEGIGDNWQKLPGNTFWKKGNTLREIIVDEARSVIFVYDLAMEANLNFNVKFSMYNTSNQNKKFSIVESIPLSYSGMGETSIRTLGNNQGFYQTKDGLRMTFKLRNDKGAWFSDFTRYVVGSGGAGGIGSALGNRLILDSWFKDDFSVRGNEATTATPDQIIYSNSHLDPYAHFGAPPKMIAPGEAMVVSHELFIGDEIPYMEIALTPDEFNVYEDHTDFSGNYILSKIPTIGDQGIVKFSYPDGSEEDKDYLGNDTKESLGTFKIPRTSLPKVLNDDTEEIKTYYTDVLATNTKSSAGVVGLVSQEYSIPINVYKFGAKPLAQLIKKGTAFTKKAEELVEKPGILPGHTVSYSYEGALPDTTTIGYKFANVRMTDTTIQPNKTTIIKVPFQVADVLPTPGSLHIGAKDFQEMTTAFEGITAEQVNEKILALSESAAWDADTGSGVGIDLAVESTTLVPNPGPGKYTARLNAKLAGTLKQATKDISITILQEQNVKVAFVDGAGTALHDSITFRGLVGSTLDLTKEATVQDALVAVDKKYYDLVTSPTPETGITIDSTEKTITYTFKKRKQEVRVRFIDENQKTIKAGRILSGEIGSTINVAANASVIKNLADLKADHYELMKVPENETAVLVEPELKIVYYEFKKIEQNLKVAFIDNVGTVLHDVVTLKGPIASTKDLTKEATVQTVVEEVKKKDYDLVTSPMPETGITIDPEEKTVTYTFKKSQGILKVTFLNEGKESIEEPIIITETIGTVVNLATNIDVQAKLKKLKDQHFEFVQSPVNETSEVIKSGERSVSYEFKGMLFVKSFPSKLDFGNKYMIRPFIKGEQPKYDMPLVVADNRANKTAWTLTATLEDSLRSVESPSEVLPRALAYKVKNKEKQYLLKGETLPIEMGTAMSTGIYNISDKWKTSNTGLQLEVFSREIIQKGNYKTSILWQMGSTP; via the coding sequence ATGAAGAATAAAAAACTAGTATTACTGAGTATGCTGCTATTGATTGCCAGTGCTTATATCTTCGTGATGAATGGAAATACAAAAAAATTATCGGCGCAGGAAACAATAAAAGTCGAGGAAGAAAAAGTAATATCTAGCCCAATAGCAACGAGAACTGCTCAGAGTGATCTATTAACCAAATTAAAGGATGGCTGGGTAGAACTTCCAGTAGGCTCTACAGAAGGAGTGATTGAAAATCCTGTTAATCATTCGAAAATAGGTTTCGGGGGGCGCGGGCTTGATACTGGCACGATTCAAAATGAAGGGTATGGAGTAGTAGACGCTACCGGAAAAACTCCGTTATCCGAGGCACCCGTTTATGTACCTTACGAAAATAGTAATAAGCTATATAAAAGATCAAAACCGTTGGCTCCATTTGCCACTGAAGGAATAGGAGACAATTGGCAAAAATTGCCAGGAAATACTTTTTGGAAAAAAGGAAATACGTTGAGAGAAATTATAGTTGATGAAGCAAGAAGCGTCATATTTGTTTATGATCTAGCTATGGAAGCGAATCTAAATTTTAATGTAAAATTTTCGATGTATAATACGTCTAATCAAAATAAGAAATTTTCAATTGTAGAATCAATACCTCTTTCTTATAGCGGAATGGGTGAAACTTCTATAAGAACGTTAGGTAACAATCAAGGGTTTTATCAAACCAAAGATGGATTACGAATGACCTTTAAGCTTAGAAATGACAAAGGTGCATGGTTTTCAGACTTTACAAGGTATGTTGTTGGGAGTGGTGGGGCCGGAGGTATTGGTTCAGCCTTGGGTAACAGATTAATTTTAGATAGTTGGTTCAAAGATGATTTTTCTGTACGTGGTAATGAAGCAACTACTGCAACCCCTGATCAGATAATTTATAGCAACAGTCATCTTGACCCATATGCTCATTTTGGTGCTCCTCCTAAGATGATTGCCCCAGGGGAAGCAATGGTTGTTAGTCATGAATTGTTTATAGGAGATGAAATTCCTTACATGGAAATAGCTTTAACACCAGATGAATTTAATGTATATGAAGATCATACTGACTTTTCAGGTAATTATATACTCTCAAAAATTCCAACTATTGGAGATCAAGGAATTGTTAAATTTTCGTACCCTGATGGTTCAGAGGAAGACAAAGATTATTTAGGGAACGATACCAAAGAGAGTTTGGGAACATTTAAAATCCCTAGAACAAGCTTACCAAAGGTATTGAATGACGATACTGAGGAAATTAAGACCTATTATACTGATGTGCTGGCAACTAACACAAAATCGTCAGCTGGGGTGGTCGGCCTTGTCTCACAAGAGTACTCTATTCCAATCAATGTCTACAAATTTGGTGCAAAACCACTGGCACAATTGATAAAAAAAGGAACTGCATTTACCAAAAAGGCAGAAGAATTAGTTGAGAAACCAGGTATATTGCCTGGTCATACTGTATCGTATTCATACGAAGGAGCACTTCCAGATACAACAACTATAGGCTACAAATTTGCTAATGTACGTATGACAGATACAACAATACAGCCCAATAAAACGACCATAATTAAAGTTCCTTTTCAAGTTGCAGATGTACTTCCGACACCAGGCTCTTTGCATATAGGGGCTAAGGATTTTCAAGAGATGACGACCGCATTTGAAGGAATAACTGCAGAGCAAGTGAATGAAAAAATTCTAGCACTTTCTGAATCAGCTGCTTGGGATGCGGACACGGGGTCAGGTGTTGGAATCGATTTGGCAGTGGAATCCACCACATTGGTACCCAATCCAGGGCCAGGAAAGTATACAGCCAGACTAAATGCTAAGCTGGCAGGCACTTTAAAGCAAGCTACGAAAGATATTAGTATCACTATCTTACAAGAGCAAAATGTGAAAGTAGCTTTTGTGGACGGAGCTGGAACTGCTTTACACGATTCTATCACGTTTAGAGGCTTGGTGGGCTCAACTCTAGATCTCACAAAAGAAGCGACAGTTCAAGATGCCTTGGTGGCGGTCGACAAGAAGTATTATGACTTAGTAACTTCTCCAACGCCAGAGACAGGTATTACCATAGATTCAACAGAAAAAACAATAACGTACACGTTTAAAAAAAGGAAACAAGAAGTGAGGGTACGTTTTATTGATGAGAACCAAAAAACAATTAAAGCTGGACGTATTCTATCTGGTGAAATAGGGAGTACTATTAATGTTGCTGCTAATGCATCTGTAATAAAGAACTTAGCTGATCTTAAAGCTGACCATTATGAACTTATGAAAGTACCAGAGAACGAGACCGCTGTTTTGGTAGAGCCAGAGCTTAAAATTGTCTACTATGAGTTTAAAAAAATCGAGCAAAATTTAAAAGTGGCTTTTATAGACAACGTTGGGACTGTTTTACATGATGTTGTTACCTTAAAGGGGCCAATAGCTTCAACCAAGGACCTCACCAAAGAAGCCACCGTGCAAACAGTCGTAGAAGAAGTGAAAAAGAAGGATTATGATCTAGTGACGTCTCCAATGCCAGAGACAGGGATTACTATAGATCCAGAGGAAAAAACAGTAACCTACACATTTAAAAAAAGTCAAGGAATATTAAAAGTCACTTTTTTGAATGAAGGGAAAGAATCAATTGAAGAGCCGATTATCATCACGGAAACTATAGGAACGGTGGTTAACCTAGCCACAAATATAGATGTACAAGCTAAGCTTAAAAAGTTAAAGGACCAACATTTTGAATTTGTGCAATCCCCTGTTAACGAGACATCAGAAGTCATAAAAAGCGGGGAGCGGTCTGTTTCATATGAATTTAAGGGGATGCTTTTTGTAAAATCATTTCCTTCAAAGTTAGATTTTGGGAATAAATATATGATACGTCCATTTATCAAGGGGGAACAACCTAAATACGATATGCCTTTAGTTGTTGCGGATAATAGAGCGAATAAAACAGCTTGGACATTAACCGCAACTTTAGAAGATTCATTAAGAAGTGTAGAGAGTCCAAGTGAAGTTTTACCAAGAGCCCTTGCGTATAAAGTGAAGAATAAAGAGAAACAATACTTACTGAAAGGGGAAACTCTTCCTATCGAGATGGGGACAGCAATGTCTACAGGGATATATAATATTAGTGATAAGTGGAAGACTAGTAACACAGGTTTACAGTTAGAGGTATTTTCTAGAGAGATTATACAAAAAGGAAATTATAAAACATCGATATTATGGCAGATGGGTTCCACACCATAA
- a CDS encoding YdeI/OmpD-associated family protein — MSEILFFSNQTEFIDWLASHHQTASEIWVVFFKKKTNKASLTWPESVDCALSFGWIDGIRKTVDEDRYKIRFTPRKPNSLWSKVNVQKVHKLIALNQMRPEGLAVFNQRNDLTGYSSAHRNATLSKEYEDEIRKNSSSWEFFNQLPPSYRRDSIWWVMSAKKEDTRLRRLHRLIVSWEEGKMLRP; from the coding sequence ATGAGTGAAATACTATTCTTCAGTAATCAAACGGAATTTATTGATTGGTTGGCTAGTCATCACCAAACAGCTAGTGAAATATGGGTAGTTTTTTTTAAGAAAAAGACTAATAAAGCAAGCCTCACTTGGCCTGAATCAGTGGATTGCGCACTGTCATTTGGTTGGATTGATGGGATACGAAAAACAGTTGATGAAGATCGCTATAAAATTCGCTTTACTCCACGTAAGCCTAATAGTCTCTGGAGTAAAGTGAATGTGCAAAAGGTGCATAAACTGATAGCACTTAATCAAATGAGACCTGAGGGATTGGCTGTTTTCAATCAAAGGAATGATCTAACTGGTTATTCTTCAGCCCATAGGAACGCTACTCTTTCAAAAGAATATGAAGATGAAATTAGAAAAAACTCAAGTTCTTGGGAATTTTTCAATCAACTTCCGCCTTCTTACAGAAGAGATTCTATTTGGTGGGTAATGAGTGCAAAAAAAGAAGACACTAGACTAAGAAGATTGCATCGATTAATTGTTTCATGGGAAGAGGGAAAGATGTTAAGACCCTAG
- the hisJ gene encoding histidinol-phosphatase HisJ: MKRDGHTHTEFCPHGKVEDTELLIQRAISLGFKEYSITEHAPLPKGIEKLSIGDPNVWTTASMALNDVDNYFKRMNELRKKYASDIIIHIGFELDYFSEFEGWTRDFLAEYGPQTDDGILSVHFLEGKDGLHGIDYSFEEYQTGVVDYLGSFEKAQKRYYQKVLASLEADLGPFKPTRLGHISLCQKFERFFDQSVDYPSENIALVHTLLTRVQQEKYSLDLNTAGFYKQGYQQTYPQVWITKKANALGIPLVYGSDTHALADVGQGYEKIEKWL; this comes from the coding sequence ATGAAACGTGATGGTCACACCCACACAGAATTTTGTCCACATGGAAAAGTCGAAGATACTGAACTACTGATCCAGCGTGCAATCAGCCTTGGATTTAAAGAATATAGCATCACAGAACATGCACCTTTACCCAAAGGCATAGAAAAACTGTCTATAGGAGATCCTAACGTGTGGACAACTGCTTCCATGGCTCTAAATGATGTGGATAACTATTTCAAAAGAATGAATGAACTCCGAAAAAAGTATGCTTCTGACATCATTATTCACATTGGGTTTGAATTGGATTATTTTTCAGAATTTGAAGGCTGGACTCGTGATTTTTTAGCTGAATACGGACCACAAACCGATGACGGGATTTTATCGGTGCATTTTCTTGAGGGCAAAGATGGATTACACGGAATCGACTACTCTTTTGAAGAGTATCAGACAGGTGTTGTTGATTATTTAGGTAGTTTTGAAAAGGCTCAAAAACGTTACTATCAAAAGGTTTTAGCCTCTTTAGAAGCAGATTTAGGCCCTTTTAAACCTACACGCTTGGGACATATTTCTTTATGCCAAAAATTCGAACGTTTCTTTGATCAATCGGTTGATTATCCTTCTGAAAATATAGCACTTGTCCACACCCTTTTAACACGTGTGCAACAGGAAAAATACAGCTTAGATTTAAACACAGCTGGATTTTATAAACAAGGTTATCAACAGACTTATCCACAGGTGTGGATAACTAAAAAAGCGAACGCATTAGGAATTCCATTAGTTTATGGATCAGATACTCATGCTTTGGCTGATGTGGGACAGGGATATGAAAAAATCGAGAAATGGCTTTAA
- a CDS encoding choloylglycine hydrolase family protein, giving the protein MCTGISLKSLEGSHYLGRTQEYNIEFDYVGVQIPKNFNITESIEKWQTLYSVLGMGIKENQQTVAQSVVDGVNEWGLGGITQYFAEFNQYSTVEEIKKAGKLPLIAEQFVCWVLANCKDTQEVEEKISTLAIADLSMNGKAPGLPQHFMFTDAAGRTIVVEPSIKLGFVVYENPIGVMTNSPKFDWHMTNLENYTGLSDVNVKDAMFHDHKVLSAGKGSGMHGIPGDYTATSRFVRAAYLLKFSDPVGENAIINKAFHILSTSDIVKGVVKLDEPKGEDRQYTQYTSIYDLSKRQMYVKLYDNFTIQTIHFDETVGNDDQIKIYELVKTPQYEALN; this is encoded by the coding sequence ATGTGTACAGGGATAAGTTTGAAATCACTAGAAGGAAGTCATTATTTAGGCAGAACACAAGAATACAATATTGAGTTTGATTACGTTGGGGTCCAAATTCCTAAAAACTTTAACATTACGGAAAGCATTGAAAAATGGCAAACGCTTTATTCAGTATTAGGGATGGGGATAAAGGAAAACCAACAAACCGTTGCTCAAAGTGTGGTCGATGGTGTCAACGAATGGGGACTTGGCGGAATCACACAATATTTTGCAGAGTTTAATCAATATTCAACCGTTGAAGAAATTAAAAAAGCTGGAAAATTACCACTAATAGCGGAGCAATTCGTCTGTTGGGTGTTAGCTAATTGTAAGGATACACAAGAAGTAGAAGAAAAGATTTCAACACTGGCAATTGCTGATCTTTCAATGAACGGCAAAGCGCCAGGATTGCCACAACATTTTATGTTTACGGATGCTGCTGGTCGCACAATCGTTGTTGAACCATCAATAAAACTAGGATTTGTTGTATACGAAAATCCAATTGGCGTAATGACCAACAGCCCTAAGTTTGATTGGCATATGACCAATCTAGAAAACTATACAGGATTGTCTGATGTAAATGTAAAAGATGCAATGTTCCACGATCATAAAGTCTTATCTGCTGGTAAGGGATCGGGCATGCATGGTATTCCTGGAGATTACACTGCCACTTCACGCTTTGTTCGAGCAGCATATTTGTTAAAATTTAGTGACCCAGTTGGGGAAAATGCCATTATCAATAAAGCTTTTCATATTTTATCCACATCTGATATTGTCAAAGGCGTAGTCAAATTAGATGAGCCAAAAGGAGAAGACCGACAATATACACAATATACTTCTATTTACGATTTAAGTAAGAGACAGATGTACGTTAAGCTGTATGATAATTTTACGATTCAAACGATTCATTTTGATGAAACAGTAGGAAATGATGATCAGATCAAGATTTATGAGCTAGTGAAAACACCGCAATATGAAGCCTTGAATTAA